The nucleotide window GTTCGCAACGCCGAGGTCGAGGGTTCGAATCCCTTACCCTCCACCATTCAGATACACCGCCGGGGCGCCGGAGCGATCCGGCGCCCCGTCCTGCGTGGAGGCGGGAGGCGCGCTACTTGGCGGCGCGACCTGGCTTGGCGGGGCAGGTCTTGTGATACCAGACCGACCCGAGCTTGGTATGGTTGCCGTTCTTGTGAATCGTGAGCTTGCACTTGGGGCATGTGCCCATCCCGGTCTCCCTCGACAAATGATGTGGCGATGAATGCTATGGGTCGGGTGCGCCTAGGGAACCGAGTATACACGAGGCGGGGCCGATGGTGAGCGGTGGCTGCGCCTTCTGCCGCATCGTCGCGCGGGAAAGCCCGGCCGAGATCGAATACGAGGACGACGAGGTCCTCGCCTTCAAGGACCTCTACCCGAAGGCGCCGGTCCATCTCCTGATCGTCCCGAAGCGGCACATCGAGTCGCTCGCGCGCCTCGAGCCCGGAGATGAGACGGTGGCGGGCCACTGCGTGCGGGTGGCGAGGCTCCTGGCGGAGCGCGCGGGGTACGGGGAGCGGGGCTACCGCCTCTCGTGCAATACCGGGCCGGAGGGCGGGCAGGTCGTGTACCACCTCCACTTCCATTTGACCGCGGGGCGGCGGGGGTGATCCGAGTCCGGGATCTCTCCAAGCGTTACCCCAGCGGCACCGTGGCGCTCGACGGTGTCACGCTGGACGTCGGAGCGGGCGAGTTCATCGCCCTGATCGGCTCGAGCGGCGCGGGTAAGTCGACGTTCCTCCGCTGCCTCAACGGCCTCGTGACTCCGACTGCCGGCCACATAAGCGTGGACGACCGGGCAGTGACCGGAGCTTCCCGGAACGGCCTTCGCAGTGTCCGGGCGAGCATGGGCTTCGTCTTCCAGCAGTTCAACCTCCTCAAGCGGCTCAGCGTCCTCGACAATGTCCTCGTCGGCACCCTGTCCCGGGTGGACATCTGGCGCTCCCTGCTCGGGCGCTTCCCCGGCGGGGAACTCGAGCGGGCTCGACGCACCTTGAGGCGGGTCGGGCTTGCGGGACTCGACGACCGGAGAGCGGATACGTTGTCGGGCGGCCAGCAGCAGCGGGTCGCCATCGCCCGTGCGCTCGTCCAGGAGCCTCGCGTGCTCCTGGCCGATGAGCCCATGTCGAGCCTCGACCCCGCGTCATCCCGCTCGGTGATGGAGCTCCTGCTGGACATCAACCGGGAGGACGGCTTGACCGTCATCGCCTCGCTGCACGTGCTGGACCTGGCGGTGACCTACGGCCGGCGCATCGTCGGGCTCCGGGCCGGACGGGTCGTCCACGACGGGTCCCCAGCGGGATTGACGCAGGCGGCGGCCGAGGCCATCTTCGGCGGAGAGCGGCTGTGAGCTCCGGGCGACGTTGGGCGGGCGGACTGGCGATCGCCGCCGCTTTCATCTGGTCGGCGTGGTCCACCGAGGTGTCGCTGGGACGGCTCGTCGAAGGCGTCCCCTTCATGCTTGATTTTGTCCGCCGGATGCTGCCGCCCGACCTGAGGGTGCTCGGTCAGGCGCTCAGGGGCGCGCTGCAGACGCTGCAGATCGCCGTGGCAGGGACGGCCGTGGGCGCCGTGTTGGCGCTGCCCGTCGCGTTCGCCGCGGCCAGAAACACCTCGCCCCGATGGACCTTCTACTGGACACGCAGCGCGCTCAACGCCTTCCGGGCGGTGGACACTCTCGTCTACGCGCTCTTCTTCGTGGCTGCGGTTGGGCTGGGACCCTTTCCCGGCGTATTGGCCGTGGTGGTGTATACCGCGACCGTGCTCGCGAAGCTCTATTCCGAAGCTATCGAAGCCATGGATCCCGGCCCGGTGGAGGCGGTCGAGGCCGTGGGCTCCACGCGGCTCCAGGTGCTGAGATGGGGCGTGGTCCCGCAGCTCTTGCCGCAGTTCCTGTCCTTCACGCTCTACCGCTTCGAGACCAACATCCGCGCGGCGGCCGTGCTGGGCTTCGTCGGAGCGGGAGGTATCGGGTTCTACATTCAGACCTACCTGAGACTGCTGAACTACCCGGCGGCATCAACCATGTTGCTGGTGCTCGTGGCGATGGTCATGATCGTGGATTTCGCCTCGTCCCGGCTGCGCGCGCGGCTCGTCTAACGGCACCGCACGCTCCCGAGACGGCCACGTGTTCCCTCTTAAGGATGACATCCCGACCCGGACCACGCCGTTCATCACGGTCGCGCTCATCGCGCTCAATGTCCTGGTCTTCCTCTACCAGCTCTCCCTCCAGGGAGAGGGCTCATCCGACGGGCTCCGGGCCTCCCGCGACTTCATCCTGGAGTTCGGGCTCGTGCCGTGCCGCCTGACGGGAGCCTGCTCGCCCGGCTCATGGCTGCTCCCGCCGGCGCTGACAGTCCTGACTTCAATGTTCCTCCACGGAGGGTTCCTGCACATCGGCGGCAACATGCTCTACCTGTGGATCTTCGGCAACAACGTCGAGGACACGTTGGGCCATGCCCGCTTCACGGTGTTCTACCTGGTCTCGGGCGCGATCGCGGCGGCGGCCCAGACCGCCCTCAGCGCCGCATCCTCCGTGCCGATGATCGGGGCCAGCGGGGCGGTCTCGGGCGTGCTCGGCGCCTACCTGCTGCTCTTTCCCCGTGCGAACGTGCTGACGCTCATCATTTTCGGCTTC belongs to Candidatus Methylomirabilota bacterium and includes:
- the phnE gene encoding phosphonate ABC transporter, permease protein PhnE, with translation MSSGRRWAGGLAIAAAFIWSAWSTEVSLGRLVEGVPFMLDFVRRMLPPDLRVLGQALRGALQTLQIAVAGTAVGAVLALPVAFAAARNTSPRWTFYWTRSALNAFRAVDTLVYALFFVAAVGLGPFPGVLAVVVYTATVLAKLYSEAIEAMDPGPVEAVEAVGSTRLQVLRWGVVPQLLPQFLSFTLYRFETNIRAAAVLGFVGAGGIGFYIQTYLRLLNYPAASTMLLVLVAMVMIVDFASSRLRARLV
- a CDS encoding rhomboid family intramembrane serine protease, with product MFPLKDDIPTRTTPFITVALIALNVLVFLYQLSLQGEGSSDGLRASRDFILEFGLVPCRLTGACSPGSWLLPPALTVLTSMFLHGGFLHIGGNMLYLWIFGNNVEDTLGHARFTVFYLVSGAIAAAAQTALSAASSVPMIGASGAVSGVLGAYLLLFPRANVLTLIIFGFFVRIVRVPAILVLGLWFVVQFVSGLATWGAATARGEALGGETAWFAHLGGFLVGMVLLFALRPRNPGDGGPGRSR
- the phnC gene encoding phosphonate ABC transporter ATP-binding protein; translated protein: MIRVRDLSKRYPSGTVALDGVTLDVGAGEFIALIGSSGAGKSTFLRCLNGLVTPTAGHISVDDRAVTGASRNGLRSVRASMGFVFQQFNLLKRLSVLDNVLVGTLSRVDIWRSLLGRFPGGELERARRTLRRVGLAGLDDRRADTLSGGQQQRVAIARALVQEPRVLLADEPMSSLDPASSRSVMELLLDINREDGLTVIASLHVLDLAVTYGRRIVGLRAGRVVHDGSPAGLTQAAAEAIFGGERL
- a CDS encoding histidine triad nucleotide-binding protein, giving the protein MVSGGCAFCRIVARESPAEIEYEDDEVLAFKDLYPKAPVHLLIVPKRHIESLARLEPGDETVAGHCVRVARLLAERAGYGERGYRLSCNTGPEGGQVVYHLHFHLTAGRRG